The Micromonospora sp. Llam0 genome contains a region encoding:
- a CDS encoding radical SAM protein, with protein sequence MTAVEPVPVPTGEGSPPRKRDRDEVFVEYTKSICPVCKVVVDAQVNIRDGKVYLRKRCREHGTFEALVYGDAQMYLDSTRFNKPGTIPLTFQTEVKDGCPSDCGLCPEHKQHACLGIIEVNTGCNLDCPICFADSGHQPDGYSITLEQCERMLDTFVASEGEAEVVMFSGGEPTIHKQILAFIDAAQARPIKAVNLNTNGIRLASDKRFVAALGQRNRPGRAVNIYLQFDGLDERTHRAIRGRDLREIKQKALDNCAAAGLTVTLVAAVERGLNDHELGAIIEYGLAHPAVRSVSFQPVTHSGRHVEFDPLTRLTNSDIIHGIAAQRPDWFQPKDFFPVPCCFPTCRSITYLLSEGTPGQPDFAVVPIPRLLNVEDYLDYVSNRVVPDYAVREALEKLWSASAFMGTDTTTDRLTRAAAALDCADACGINLPEAVANLTDRAFMIVIQDFQDPYTLNVKQLMKCCVEEITPDGRLIPFCAYNSVGYREQVREAMSGVPVADVVPNAAPLQTVLTDSPYGSKIAATGHGDRAAIAPDTTNVGRRIR encoded by the coding sequence ATGACCGCTGTCGAACCCGTCCCCGTCCCTACTGGCGAGGGCTCGCCGCCGCGTAAGCGGGACCGTGACGAGGTTTTCGTCGAGTACACCAAGTCGATCTGCCCGGTGTGCAAGGTGGTGGTCGACGCCCAGGTCAACATCCGCGACGGCAAGGTGTACCTGCGCAAACGCTGCCGCGAGCACGGCACGTTCGAGGCCCTCGTATACGGCGACGCGCAGATGTACCTCGACAGCACCCGGTTCAACAAACCCGGCACCATCCCGCTGACCTTCCAGACCGAGGTCAAGGACGGTTGCCCGTCGGACTGCGGGCTGTGCCCGGAGCACAAGCAGCATGCCTGCCTGGGCATCATCGAGGTCAACACGGGCTGCAACCTGGACTGCCCGATCTGCTTCGCCGACTCCGGCCACCAACCCGACGGCTACTCCATCACCCTCGAACAGTGCGAACGCATGCTCGACACCTTCGTCGCGTCGGAGGGTGAGGCCGAGGTGGTGATGTTCTCCGGCGGCGAACCCACCATCCACAAACAGATCCTCGCGTTCATCGACGCCGCCCAGGCCCGCCCGATCAAGGCGGTCAACCTCAACACCAACGGCATCCGCCTGGCCTCGGACAAGCGCTTCGTCGCCGCCCTCGGCCAGCGGAACAGGCCGGGCCGGGCGGTCAACATCTACCTGCAGTTCGACGGCCTCGACGAGCGCACCCACCGCGCCATCCGCGGCCGGGACCTGCGCGAGATCAAACAGAAGGCCCTCGACAACTGCGCCGCGGCCGGGCTGACCGTCACCCTGGTCGCCGCGGTAGAGCGTGGCCTCAACGACCACGAGCTCGGCGCGATCATCGAATACGGGCTGGCGCACCCCGCGGTACGGTCGGTGTCGTTCCAGCCGGTCACCCACTCCGGCCGGCACGTCGAGTTCGACCCGCTCACCCGGCTGACCAACTCCGACATCATCCACGGCATCGCCGCGCAACGCCCCGACTGGTTTCAGCCGAAAGACTTCTTCCCGGTGCCGTGCTGCTTCCCGACCTGCCGCTCGATCACCTATCTGCTGTCCGAGGGCACCCCCGGACAGCCCGACTTCGCGGTGGTGCCGATCCCGCGGCTGCTCAACGTCGAGGACTACCTCGACTACGTCTCCAACCGGGTCGTACCAGACTACGCCGTCCGCGAGGCCCTGGAAAAACTGTGGTCCGCGTCGGCGTTCATGGGCACCGACACCACGACCGACCGGCTCACCCGGGCCGCCGCCGCCCTGGACTGCGCCGACGCCTGCGGCATCAACCTGCCCGAGGCCGTCGCGAACCTCACCGACCGTGCCTTCATGATCGTCATCCAGGACTTCCAGGACCCGTACACCCTCAACGTCAAACAGCTCATGAAATGCTGCGTCGAGGAGATCACCCCGGACGGCCGGCTGATCCCCTTCTGCGCCTACAACTCGGTCGGCTACCGGGAACAGGTCCGCGAAGCCATGTCCGGCGTGCCGGTCGCCGACGTGGTGCCCAACGCGGCGCCGCTGCAAACGGTCCTGACCGACTCGCCGTACGGGTCGAAGATCGCCGCCACCGGCCACGGTGACCGGGCCGCGATCGCCCCGGACACCACCAACGTGGGAAGGCGGATCCGGTGA
- a CDS encoding class I SAM-dependent methyltransferase: MTEPTRTTPQAQEAKACCAATYGSDVVALLLGGSYHPGGLGLTRRLADRLDLRPGQHVLDVASGRGATALLLAREHGATVTGVDLSTANIALATGAAQAASLAAQVTFRTGDAEHLPVDTGGFDAAVCECAFCTFPDKPTAANELARVLRPGGRLGITDVTVDPDRLPAELTGLGAWIACVADARPLPEYTALLTAAGLRVTHTERHDAAMLAMIDQIEARLSLVRMTARARAEALGLDFDRAPAVLSAARAAITDGVLGYALLTAQKPE; encoded by the coding sequence GTGACCGAACCCACCCGAACCACACCACAGGCGCAGGAGGCGAAGGCGTGCTGCGCCGCCACGTACGGCTCCGACGTGGTGGCGCTGCTGCTCGGCGGCTCCTACCACCCCGGCGGTCTCGGGCTCACCCGCCGGCTGGCCGACCGGCTCGACCTGCGCCCCGGCCAGCACGTGCTGGACGTGGCCAGCGGCCGAGGCGCCACCGCGCTGCTGCTGGCCCGCGAACACGGCGCGACGGTGACCGGGGTGGACCTGTCGACCGCCAACATCGCCCTCGCCACCGGCGCGGCCCAGGCCGCCAGCCTCGCCGCGCAGGTCACCTTCCGGACCGGCGACGCCGAACACCTCCCCGTCGACACCGGCGGGTTCGACGCGGCGGTGTGCGAGTGCGCCTTCTGCACCTTCCCCGACAAGCCGACCGCCGCCAACGAACTGGCCCGTGTCCTGCGGCCGGGTGGGCGGCTGGGCATCACCGACGTCACCGTCGACCCCGACCGGCTGCCCGCCGAGCTGACCGGGCTCGGCGCCTGGATCGCCTGCGTCGCCGACGCCCGCCCCCTGCCCGAGTACACCGCCCTGCTGACCGCCGCCGGGCTGCGGGTCACCCACACCGAACGCCACGACGCCGCGATGCTGGCGATGATCGACCAGATCGAGGCCCGGCTCAGCCTGGTCCGGATGACCGCCCGGGCCCGGGCCGAAGCCCTCGGCCTGGACTTCGACCGCGCCCCCGCCGTGCTCTCCGCCGCCCGCGCGGCCATCACCGACGGCGTCCTCGGCTACGCCCTGCTCACCGCTCAGAAACCGGAATGA
- a CDS encoding FAD-dependent oxidoreductase, producing the protein MADYDLVVIGGGAAGLGAARAAARARARVLLVSDGPPGGDCTFTGCVPSKTLIEAAAHAVPYPAAAQRVRDAVATIAATETPEKFPRCSLSGPVPG; encoded by the coding sequence GTGGCTGACTACGACCTTGTCGTCATCGGCGGCGGGGCCGCCGGACTCGGCGCGGCCCGCGCCGCCGCCCGAGCCCGGGCACGGGTGCTGCTGGTATCCGATGGGCCGCCGGGCGGGGACTGCACCTTCACCGGCTGTGTGCCGTCGAAAACCTTGATCGAGGCCGCCGCCCACGCGGTGCCGTACCCGGCCGCCGCGCAACGGGTCCGCGACGCCGTCGCCACCATCGCCGCCACCGAAACCCCGGAAAAGTTCCCTCGCTGCTCTTTGAGCGGGCCCGTTCCGGGCTGA
- a CDS encoding IS110 family transposase, which translates to MESSQDNEEIIERIAALDIGKAELVCCVRIPGQGPGGRRRQEVSTYSTMTRSLLTMADRLRELGVTRVVMESTSDYWKPVFYLLEAAGVDAWLVNAKDVKHLPGRPKTDRLDAVWLCKVAERQMIRPSFVPPAPIRTRYRVDLIAARTAERSRVEKLLEDAQIKLSVVASDIFGTSGREMMAALIAGQRDPKILAQMARSRLRAKITQLEDAFVGRFSEHHGFLLTRMLARIDAITADIAEVNQRIEQQIGPFGDVARRLDEIPGVGPATAHVIIAEVGVDMSRFPTPAHLASWARFAPGVKESAGKSKGSGSTGHGNSYLARVLGEAAVAAGKTDTFLGERYRRIARRRGNRRAIVAVGRSILTIVWHLLRDPATHFNDIGSGFYDTRVNPERRKRNHIRQLEALGYTVTLAPAA; encoded by the coding sequence TTGGAGTCAAGTCAGGACAACGAGGAGATCATCGAGCGGATCGCGGCGCTCGACATTGGCAAGGCCGAGCTGGTGTGTTGCGTGCGGATCCCGGGCCAGGGACCTGGAGGGCGGCGACGGCAGGAGGTGTCGACCTACTCCACGATGACCCGGTCGTTGCTGACGATGGCCGACCGGCTGCGGGAACTGGGCGTGACCCGGGTCGTGATGGAATCGACCTCGGACTACTGGAAGCCGGTGTTCTACCTGCTCGAAGCAGCCGGCGTCGACGCATGGCTGGTTAACGCCAAGGACGTGAAGCATCTACCCGGACGTCCGAAGACCGACCGGCTCGACGCGGTCTGGCTGTGCAAGGTCGCCGAACGGCAGATGATCCGGCCGAGCTTCGTACCGCCGGCGCCGATCCGCACTCGCTATCGGGTCGATCTGATTGCCGCCCGGACCGCCGAACGCAGCCGGGTCGAGAAGCTGCTCGAGGATGCCCAGATCAAGCTGAGCGTGGTGGCCAGCGACATCTTCGGAACCTCCGGACGGGAGATGATGGCCGCGCTGATCGCCGGGCAGCGCGACCCGAAGATCCTGGCGCAGATGGCCCGCAGTCGGCTACGCGCGAAGATCACCCAGCTGGAGGACGCGTTCGTCGGCCGGTTCAGCGAGCATCACGGGTTCCTGCTCACCAGGATGCTGGCCCGCATCGACGCGATCACCGCGGACATCGCCGAGGTGAACCAACGTATCGAACAGCAGATCGGTCCCTTCGGTGATGTCGCGCGTCGTCTGGACGAGATCCCCGGCGTTGGTCCGGCCACCGCTCACGTGATCATCGCCGAGGTCGGCGTCGACATGAGCAGGTTCCCCACCCCGGCCCATCTCGCATCGTGGGCGCGCTTCGCTCCAGGAGTCAAGGAATCGGCCGGCAAGAGCAAGGGCTCCGGCTCCACCGGCCACGGTAACTCCTACCTGGCCAGAGTCCTGGGCGAGGCGGCCGTCGCCGCCGGTAAGACCGACACCTTCCTCGGCGAACGCTATCGGCGCATCGCCCGACGCCGCGGCAACAGACGCGCCATCGTCGCTGTCGGCCGCTCCATCCTGACCATCGTCTGGCACCTGCTCCGCGACCCGGCAACCCACTTCAACGACATCGGCTCCGGGTTCTACGACACCCGCGTCAACCCCGAACGCCGCAAACGCAACCACATCCGCCAACTCGAAGCCCTCGGCTACACCGTCACCCTCGCCCCAGCCGCCTGA
- a CDS encoding NAD(P)/FAD-dependent oxidoreductase gives MPTHRPFSDQLRAEGIDVVLGRARFTASTRIEIDGQNITGRRFVIATGAAPLIPPIPGLTQVPYLTNETVFDLSEPPDSLAVLGGGAIGCELAQAFARFGTRVTVVEALDRLLAKEEPEASAVITDVFGRDGIDVRVGCRVDEIATDPGGGVRLALGDGATVAVQRLLVAVGRTPVTDGLDLPAAGVAVDERGYIATDDHLATTAQGVYAAGDVTGRMPFTHAAFAMGRLAAGNALTRRGRRRRYDPAATPWVTFTDPEVARVGLTEARAAAHRGRVASLPIADMDRAIAADRTDGFVKLLAGPRPLLRNLGGGRILGATIVAARAGEMIHEPALAMATRMFTGRLAATTHAYPTWSYAVQLAAAQFFMPVNGRQARPARQQ, from the coding sequence CTGCCCACTCACCGTCCATTTTCGGATCAGCTACGGGCGGAGGGCATCGACGTGGTGCTCGGCCGCGCCCGGTTCACCGCCTCCACCCGGATCGAGATCGACGGGCAGAACATCACCGGGCGCAGGTTCGTCATCGCCACCGGCGCCGCCCCGCTCATCCCACCGATCCCGGGACTGACACAGGTGCCGTACCTGACCAACGAGACCGTCTTCGACCTGTCCGAGCCGCCGGACTCCCTGGCCGTGCTGGGCGGCGGCGCGATCGGCTGCGAACTGGCCCAGGCGTTCGCCCGGTTCGGCACCCGGGTCACCGTCGTAGAGGCCCTGGACCGGCTCCTGGCCAAGGAAGAACCGGAAGCCTCGGCCGTCATCACCGACGTGTTCGGCCGGGACGGCATCGACGTGCGCGTCGGGTGCCGGGTCGACGAGATCGCCACCGACCCGGGCGGTGGGGTGCGGCTGGCACTGGGCGACGGCGCCACCGTCGCCGTGCAGCGGCTGCTGGTCGCGGTCGGGCGTACCCCGGTCACCGACGGCCTCGACCTGCCGGCCGCGGGCGTGGCCGTGGACGAGCGCGGCTACATCGCGACCGACGACCACCTGGCCACCACAGCGCAGGGCGTCTACGCGGCCGGGGATGTCACCGGGCGGATGCCGTTCACCCATGCCGCCTTCGCGATGGGCCGCCTGGCCGCCGGCAACGCCCTCACCCGTCGTGGCCGCAGGCGCCGCTACGACCCGGCCGCCACCCCCTGGGTCACCTTCACCGACCCGGAAGTCGCCCGAGTCGGGCTGACCGAAGCCCGAGCCGCCGCCCACCGCGGACGGGTGGCATCACTGCCGATAGCCGACATGGACCGCGCCATCGCCGCCGACCGCACCGACGGCTTCGTCAAGCTGCTCGCCGGGCCCCGCCCGCTGCTTCGCAACCTCGGCGGCGGGCGGATCCTCGGCGCCACCATCGTCGCCGCCCGCGCCGGGGAGATGATCCACGAACCGGCCCTGGCCATGGCCACCCGGATGTTCACCGGCCGGCTCGCCGCCACCACCCACGCCTATCCCACCTGGTCCTACGCGGTGCAACTCGCAGCCGCCCAGTTCTTCATGCCCGTCAACGGCCGGCAGGCCCGCCCAGCCCGCCAGCAGTAA
- a CDS encoding DUF6789 family protein, producing MTTASTSPAITALPTRLVAGVAGGLAGGVMFGILMQMMNMIGMVAMLVGSDTAAVGWLVHLAISAFIGATYALLFAHWATGLAPAALLGMGYGIVWWVLGALLLMPATLGMPTFTFNNTAWQSLMGHLIYGLVLGIVYALLRPRLRHS from the coding sequence ATGACAACCGCAAGCACCTCGCCGGCCATCACCGCGCTGCCCACCCGCCTGGTCGCCGGCGTCGCCGGTGGCCTGGCCGGAGGCGTGATGTTCGGCATCCTGATGCAGATGATGAACATGATCGGCATGGTCGCCATGCTCGTCGGCAGCGACACCGCAGCCGTCGGCTGGCTGGTCCACCTCGCCATCTCGGCGTTCATCGGCGCCACCTACGCGCTGCTGTTCGCCCACTGGGCCACCGGCCTCGCGCCCGCCGCCCTGCTCGGCATGGGCTACGGAATCGTGTGGTGGGTGCTCGGCGCGCTGCTGCTCATGCCCGCCACACTCGGCATGCCCACCTTCACGTTCAACAACACCGCCTGGCAGTCGTTGATGGGCCACCTCATCTACGGCCTCGTCCTCGGAATCGTCTACGCGCTCCTGCGGCCCCGGCTGCGGCACTCCTGA
- a CDS encoding Crp/Fnr family transcriptional regulator, with the protein MAVHPGAAAAWLAAPGPRRPAAAALHPGTPAQTGTSTDVASYCLVDGLDALYQPAWGTAPPPWAPGRREEAAHVERIAAGFDRTYCLSEVDIFTDLSATELDAIAAMTPMKTYAVGELLYSPHNPVETLFILKQGRVRIFRVAADGRALTTALITPGTIFGEMVLLGQHMYDNYAEALDEAVVCVLDRSCVQQHLLSDSCIATRITEILGQRLIEMERRLSDTVFKSVPQRVAGTLATLAGQQRRLGVGPRTAQVALTHEQLAALVGTSRETATKTLGELADRGLIRLGRGKITILDPVGVAAEAGD; encoded by the coding sequence ATGGCCGTCCACCCCGGCGCCGCCGCCGCGTGGCTCGCCGCCCCCGGGCCCCGGCGGCCGGCCGCCGCCGCCCTTCACCCCGGCACGCCGGCCCAGACCGGCACCAGCACCGACGTGGCGTCGTATTGTCTGGTCGACGGGCTCGACGCCCTGTACCAACCCGCCTGGGGCACGGCACCGCCACCATGGGCACCCGGGCGACGCGAGGAGGCCGCACACGTGGAACGCATCGCGGCCGGTTTCGACCGCACCTACTGCCTGTCCGAGGTCGACATCTTCACCGACCTGTCGGCCACGGAACTGGACGCCATCGCCGCCATGACGCCGATGAAGACCTACGCCGTCGGCGAACTGCTGTATTCGCCGCACAACCCGGTCGAAACCCTGTTCATCCTCAAACAAGGCCGGGTACGCATCTTCCGCGTCGCCGCCGACGGCCGCGCCCTGACCACCGCCCTGATCACCCCCGGCACGATCTTCGGCGAGATGGTCCTGCTCGGCCAGCACATGTACGACAACTACGCCGAAGCCCTCGACGAAGCCGTCGTCTGTGTCCTCGACCGCTCCTGCGTCCAGCAGCATCTACTGTCGGATTCGTGCATCGCCACCCGCATCACCGAAATCCTCGGCCAACGCCTCATCGAGATGGAACGCCGCCTGTCCGACACCGTATTCAAGTCCGTACCCCAACGCGTCGCCGGCACCCTGGCCACCCTCGCCGGCCAGCAACGCCGCCTCGGCGTCGGCCCCCGCACCGCCCAGGTCGCCCTCACCCACGAACAACTCGCCGCCCTCGTCGGCACCTCCCGCGAAACCGCCACCAAGACCCTCGGCGAACTCGCCGACCGCGGCTTGATCCGACTCGGCCGAGGCAAGATCACCATCCTCGATCCGGTCGGCGTCGCCGCGGAAGCAGGAGACTGA
- a CDS encoding thiamine pyrophosphate-dependent enzyme — protein sequence MAPGLPYAIAMQPAYPGRQVIAFVGDVGFAMLMAEFLTAVRHELVPAENVIRAGQAACSYSWRRPPRRSHRWMLRWMRRSGSLSGRRWR from the coding sequence ATGGCACCCGGACTGCCGTACGCTATCGCGATGCAGCCCGCGTACCCCGGCCGGCAGGTCATCGCCTTCGTCGGCGACGTCGGGTTCGCGATGCTGATGGCCGAGTTCCTCACCGCCGTCCGGCACGAGCTTGTTCCTGCCGAGAATGTCATCCGGGCAGGTCAGGCGGCATGTTCGTACTCGTGGAGGAGGCCTCCGCGGCGGTCACATCGGTGGATGCTCAGGTGGATGAGACGGTCCGGGTCGCTGAGCGGACGGCGGTGGAGGTGA
- a CDS encoding IS982 family transposase encodes MHVDLDTLATALYVRIDDELKASPHLNRWRPAVGITARITDAELITVSVMQALLGYHNETRWIRYARKSIIHLFPHLPKQPGYNKRLRALTTQLAHFITVLATDTDLWRHPIRIADSTPVPCGTSRETVQRSDLAGWAGYGYCASHSRLFWGLRLHLVTTVHGLPVAFALTNAKTDEREVLIDLVTLQPGMFHHPDGVILVVDKGYRDRDTEIWLNDNDVTVVRPAYRTEPARPGRGLLRAVRQTIESVNQTFKSQLDLEQHGGRTITGVAVRVLQRVLALTAAIWHNWHTGQPTLRSLTAFDH; translated from the coding sequence GTGCACGTCGATCTGGACACCCTCGCGACCGCACTGTACGTCAGGATCGACGACGAACTGAAGGCGTCCCCGCACCTCAACCGGTGGCGTCCAGCGGTCGGCATCACCGCCCGGATCACCGACGCCGAACTCATCACGGTGTCAGTGATGCAGGCACTACTCGGCTACCACAACGAGACCCGCTGGATCCGCTACGCCCGCAAATCCATCATCCACCTGTTCCCCCACCTGCCCAAACAGCCCGGCTACAACAAACGGCTGCGAGCGCTGACCACCCAACTGGCCCACTTCATCACGGTGCTCGCCACCGACACCGACCTGTGGCGGCACCCGATCCGGATCGCCGACTCCACACCCGTGCCCTGCGGCACATCCCGCGAGACGGTGCAGCGTTCCGACCTGGCCGGCTGGGCCGGCTACGGCTACTGCGCCTCCCACTCCCGGCTGTTCTGGGGACTACGCCTGCACCTGGTCACCACGGTCCACGGACTGCCGGTCGCGTTCGCCCTCACCAACGCCAAGACCGACGAACGTGAAGTCCTCATCGACCTGGTCACCCTGCAACCCGGCATGTTCCACCACCCCGACGGGGTGATCCTGGTCGTGGACAAGGGCTACCGCGACCGCGACACCGAAATCTGGCTCAACGACAACGATGTCACCGTCGTACGCCCCGCGTACCGCACCGAACCCGCACGACCCGGCCGGGGCCTGCTCCGCGCCGTCCGGCAGACCATCGAATCAGTCAACCAGACCTTCAAAAGCCAACTCGACCTCGAACAGCACGGCGGCCGGACCATCACCGGCGTCGCCGTCCGGGTCCTGCAACGCGTCCTCGCCCTGACCGCCGCGATCTGGCACAACTGGCACACCGGCCAACCGACCCTGCGCTCCCTGACCGCATTCGACCACTGA
- a CDS encoding IS630 family transposase produces the protein MAGRGRPKTPLMLTDEERETLVRWSRRAKSSQALAVRCRIVLGCAEDDGLRPNQDVAQQLGIWPQTVTKWRRRFLQRRLDGLADEQRPGAPRKITDEQIEDVIVKTLEATPANATHWSRASMATQSGLSKSTVGRVWKAFGLKPHLVDTFKLSNDPQFIDKVRDVVGLYLDPPENAIVLAVDEKSQIQALDRSAPVLPMMPGMPERRTHDYVRHGITTLFAALDVATGTVIGSIHRRHRAVEFKKFLTKLDREVPADLDVHLICDNYGTHKHPTIQRWLVTHPRFHMHFTPTYSSWLNQVVRHASRMSTATLIEGGAA, from the coding sequence ATGGCTGGTCGTGGGCGCCCGAAAACGCCGTTGATGTTGACCGATGAGGAACGGGAAACCCTGGTGCGCTGGTCACGGCGAGCGAAGTCGTCGCAGGCCCTCGCGGTGCGGTGCAGGATCGTGCTGGGCTGCGCCGAGGATGACGGCCTGCGCCCGAACCAGGACGTCGCACAGCAGTTGGGGATCTGGCCGCAGACGGTGACCAAGTGGCGCAGGCGGTTCCTCCAACGGCGTCTCGACGGCCTGGCCGACGAGCAACGACCGGGCGCACCCCGGAAGATCACCGATGAACAGATCGAGGACGTGATCGTCAAGACCCTCGAAGCGACACCGGCCAACGCCACGCACTGGTCGCGGGCATCGATGGCCACGCAGTCCGGGCTGTCGAAGTCGACGGTCGGCCGCGTGTGGAAGGCGTTCGGGCTCAAGCCACACCTGGTCGACACCTTCAAGCTGTCCAACGATCCGCAGTTCATCGACAAGGTCCGCGACGTGGTCGGGTTGTACCTGGACCCGCCGGAGAACGCGATCGTCCTCGCGGTCGACGAGAAGTCGCAGATCCAGGCCCTCGACCGGTCAGCCCCCGTGCTGCCGATGATGCCCGGCATGCCCGAGCGACGCACCCACGACTACGTACGCCACGGCATCACCACGCTGTTCGCCGCCCTGGACGTGGCCACCGGCACCGTGATCGGCTCCATCCACCGCCGGCACCGCGCCGTCGAGTTCAAGAAGTTCCTCACCAAACTCGACCGTGAGGTGCCCGCCGACCTCGACGTCCACCTGATCTGCGACAACTACGGCACGCACAAACACCCCACCATCCAGCGGTGGCTGGTCACGCACCCCCGGTTCCACATGCACTTCACCCCGACCTACTCCAGCTGGCTCAACCAGGTGGTGCGACACGCAAGTCGCATGAGTACAGCGACACTCATCGAAGGGGGTGCGGCGTGA
- a CDS encoding reverse transcriptase N-terminal domain-containing protein: MAALDVNGPEDDPAGWDAIDWRTCEDNVRRLRQRIFAASRDGDLKKVRNLQKLMLRSRSNAVVAVRRVTERNAGRRTAGVDRQVVVTGEQKAELADWIQNDAKPWTPLPVKRVYVPKSNGRRRGLGIPVIADRALQALTVNALEPEWEARFEPKSYGFRPGRGCHDAIVAIHTTSSRTDAKRLWVLDADLAAAFDRLDHDHICRSLGWFPGRGLVRQWLKAGVVEDGRFTPTGEGAPQGGVFTPPTQWVTSGLVTLCCGLVVVCLAGGAWCGGGDAVSDGDLLGSDEDVLDEQSQDVLAFFDFGSVGPVAELGEEAFEVVGEFEVGVAVGGLGVEGVDLDA; this comes from the coding sequence ATGGCGGCTCTCGACGTGAACGGACCGGAGGACGATCCTGCTGGCTGGGACGCCATCGACTGGCGGACCTGCGAGGACAACGTACGGCGGCTACGGCAGCGGATCTTCGCGGCGTCGCGGGACGGGGACCTGAAGAAGGTCCGGAACTTGCAGAAGTTGATGCTCCGCTCGCGCAGCAACGCCGTGGTGGCGGTGCGGCGGGTGACGGAGCGCAATGCTGGTCGCAGGACGGCCGGGGTGGACCGGCAGGTCGTGGTGACTGGGGAGCAGAAGGCCGAACTGGCCGACTGGATCCAGAACGACGCCAAGCCGTGGACTCCCCTGCCGGTCAAGCGCGTGTATGTGCCCAAGAGCAACGGCCGCCGTCGCGGCCTCGGGATTCCCGTGATCGCTGACCGGGCGCTGCAAGCCCTGACGGTGAACGCGTTGGAGCCCGAATGGGAGGCCCGGTTCGAGCCGAAATCCTACGGCTTCCGACCGGGTCGTGGCTGCCACGACGCCATCGTGGCCATCCACACGACGTCGAGCCGCACCGACGCCAAACGGCTGTGGGTGCTCGACGCCGACCTGGCGGCGGCGTTCGACCGGCTCGACCACGACCACATTTGCCGGTCGCTGGGCTGGTTCCCCGGACGGGGACTGGTCCGGCAGTGGCTGAAAGCGGGCGTGGTCGAGGACGGCCGGTTCACCCCCACCGGGGAGGGCGCTCCCCAGGGCGGGGTGTTCACGCCCCCAACGCAATGGGTAACTTCGGGTTTGGTCACCCTGTGTTGCGGGTTGGTCGTGGTCTGCTTGGCTGGTGGAGCCTGGTGTGGGGGTGGGGATGCGGTGTCGGATGGTGATCTTCTCGGGTCCGACGAGGACGTCCTTGACGAGCAGTCTCAGGACGTGTTGGCGTTCTTCGACTTCGGCAGTGTTGGCCCGGTTGCGGAGCTGGGTGAGGAAGCCTTCGAGGTTGTCGGCGAGTTTGAGGTAGGCGTCGCGGTCGGCGGCCTGGGCGTTGAGGGCGTCGATCTGGACGCGTAG